In a single window of the Vitis vinifera cultivar Pinot Noir 40024 chromosome 6, ASM3070453v1 genome:
- the LOC100262157 gene encoding uncharacterized protein LOC100262157 isoform X1 — MKTFVVSLLMVLLVVSRVPYRTALPSTVPAFLWSHHQFEMKEAVNYQTLYPKDLAKSVVSEGGWSNLLCSGEKDQQPVDLALVFVGRELSSLDISGSKHADPALVDLLKVSFARSNFSMAFPYVAVSEEKEAMENSLISGFTETCGHDLGVSNVAFLESCSVEGGNFKKLADLHSVHDYLVSRRKMRPVGPTDLVMFCHGGSHLEELDQRLESEVFSELISSLEQSGTKYTVLYVSDPFRSIQYPSYRDLERFLAEGTYGNGSANSTTCDEVCQIKSSLLEGLLVGIVLLIILISGLCCMMGIDTPTRFEAPQDS, encoded by the exons ATGAAGACCTTTGTGGTTTCGTTATTGATGGTTTTGCTCGTGGTGTCTCGGGTTCCGTATAGGACGGCCTTGCCATCCACTGTTCCGGCATTTCTGTGGTCCCATCACCAATTTGA AATGAAGGAAGCTGTTAATTATCAGACACTCTATCCAAAGGATTTAGCCAAGTCTGTTGTGTCTGAAGGGGGCTGGTCAAACTTGCTG TGCTCTGGGGAGAAAGATCAGCAGCCTGTGGATCTTGCACTTGTTTTTGTTGGTAGAGAG TTGTCATCTTTAGATATTTCTGGAAGCAAACATGCAGACCCAGCACTTGTGGACTTGCTTAAG GTTTCTTTCGCAAGGTCCAATTTTTCCATGGCATTCCCTTATGTTGCTGTATCAGAGGAGAAAGAGGCAATGGAAAATTCTCTGATCTCGGGTTTTACAGAAACTTGTGGACATGATCTTGGTGTCAGCAATGTTGCTTTCCTGGAGTCATGCTCTGTAGAGggtggaaattttaaaaaacttgcAGACCTGCACTCAGTCCAT GATTATCTGGTTTCAAGGAGGAAAATGAGGCCAGTGGGTCCCACAGATTTGGTTATGTTCTGCCATGGTGGCTCTCATTTGGAAGAACTTGACCAACGTCTTGAAA GTGAAGTGTTCTCTGAGCTTATCAGTTCTTTGGAGCAGTCGGGGACAAAATATACAGTTCTATATGTTTCAGATCCATTTAGGTCAATTCAATATCCTTCTTACAGGGACCTGGAGAGGTTTCTTGCTGAAGGTACCTATGGAAATGGTTCAGCCAATTCCACAACCTGTGATGAAGTTTGCCAGATTAAGTCATCGCTTCTGGAGGGACTTTTAGTT GGAATTGTTTTGCTTATAATCTTGATATCTGGACTCTGCTGTATGATGGGTATTGACACTCCAACAAGGTTTGAGGCTCCCCAAGATTCTTGA
- the LOC100262157 gene encoding uncharacterized protein LOC100262157 isoform X2, which produces MKTFVVSLLMVLLVVSRVPYRTALPSTVPAFLWSHHQFEMKEAVNYQTLYPKDLAKSVVSEGGWSNLLCSGEKDQQPVDLALVFVGRELSSLDISGSKHADPALVDLLKVSFARSNFSMAFPYVAVSEEKEAMENSLISGFTETCGHDLGVSNVAFLESCSVEGGNFKKLADLHSVHDYLVSRRKMRPVGPTDLVMFCHGGSHLEELDQRLESEVFSELISSLEQSGTKYTVLYVSDPFRSIQYPSYRDLERFLAEGTYGNGSANSTTCDEVCQIKSSLLEGLLVVKEIIASQGQ; this is translated from the exons ATGAAGACCTTTGTGGTTTCGTTATTGATGGTTTTGCTCGTGGTGTCTCGGGTTCCGTATAGGACGGCCTTGCCATCCACTGTTCCGGCATTTCTGTGGTCCCATCACCAATTTGA AATGAAGGAAGCTGTTAATTATCAGACACTCTATCCAAAGGATTTAGCCAAGTCTGTTGTGTCTGAAGGGGGCTGGTCAAACTTGCTG TGCTCTGGGGAGAAAGATCAGCAGCCTGTGGATCTTGCACTTGTTTTTGTTGGTAGAGAG TTGTCATCTTTAGATATTTCTGGAAGCAAACATGCAGACCCAGCACTTGTGGACTTGCTTAAG GTTTCTTTCGCAAGGTCCAATTTTTCCATGGCATTCCCTTATGTTGCTGTATCAGAGGAGAAAGAGGCAATGGAAAATTCTCTGATCTCGGGTTTTACAGAAACTTGTGGACATGATCTTGGTGTCAGCAATGTTGCTTTCCTGGAGTCATGCTCTGTAGAGggtggaaattttaaaaaacttgcAGACCTGCACTCAGTCCAT GATTATCTGGTTTCAAGGAGGAAAATGAGGCCAGTGGGTCCCACAGATTTGGTTATGTTCTGCCATGGTGGCTCTCATTTGGAAGAACTTGACCAACGTCTTGAAA GTGAAGTGTTCTCTGAGCTTATCAGTTCTTTGGAGCAGTCGGGGACAAAATATACAGTTCTATATGTTTCAGATCCATTTAGGTCAATTCAATATCCTTCTTACAGGGACCTGGAGAGGTTTCTTGCTGAAGGTACCTATGGAAATGGTTCAGCCAATTCCACAACCTGTGATGAAGTTTGCCAGATTAAGTCATCGCTTCTGGAGGGACTTTTAGTT GTGAAGGAGATAATAGCGTCTCAGGGACAATGA